The Rhododendron vialii isolate Sample 1 chromosome 6a, ASM3025357v1 genome includes a window with the following:
- the LOC131329761 gene encoding protein Iojap, chloroplastic, with protein sequence MEACSFLLSHSLAGVFFAGNRTPGDIRLLGRGEVNSYLRRRNLSGPLKGSSVSSPKALGSNAGADTDDMYDDLFKKYGKVVYKRKDQQSPTAEVDDDATSLSFAVAAAKVASDVKAADIKVLFVKPLVYWTRFFIIATAFSRPQIDAIGSKIKDLAEEQYGRVAIGDTKPNTWTLYDFGDVVVHVFLPPERAFYNLEEFYANATPIDLPFENQQPFHG encoded by the exons ATGGAAGCGTGCTCATTTCTCCTTTCCCACTCCCTTGCCGGTGTTTTTTTCGCCGGCAACCGAACTCCCGGCGACATCCGGCTTCTGGGTCGTGGAGAAGTCAATTCCTACCTGAGACGAAGAAATCTTTCAGGGCCTTTGAAAGGCTCCTCTGTGTCTTCTCCTAAGGCTCTTGGCTCG AATGCAGGTGCGGATACAGATGATATGTATGACGACTTGTTCAAAAAATATGGAAAGGTGGTATACAAAAGAAAAGACCAACAGTCTCCTACCGCAGAGGTTGACGATGATGCTACAAGCTTGTCCT TTGCTGTTGCAGCGGCTAAGGTGGCAAGTGACGTAAAGGCTGCAGATATTAAGGTCCTCTTTGTAAAGCCTCTAGTTTACTGGACTCGTTTTTTCATCATTGCTACTGCATTTTCTCGCCCACAGATTGATGCTATTGG GTCCAAGATAAAAGACCTAGCCGAGGAACAGTACGGAAGAGTTGCTATTGGGGACACAAAACCTAACACCTGGACTTTGTATGACTTCG GTGATGTAGTTGTCCACGTTTTCCTTCCTCCAGAACGGGCTTTCTATAACTTGGAGGAATTTTATGCCAATGCAACGCCCATTGACCTGCCTTTTGAAAATCAACAACCTTTTCACGGCTGA
- the LOC131329775 gene encoding large ribosomal subunit protein eL27x yields MVKFLKPNKAVIVLQGRFAGRKAVIVRSFDDGTRDRPYGHCLVVGVAKYPKKVIRKDSAKKTAKKSRVKAFIKLVNYNHIMPTRYTLDVDLKDVVTVDSLQSRDKKVTAAKEAKARFEERFKTGKNRWFFSKLRF; encoded by the coding sequence ATGGTGAAGTTCTTGAAGCCAAACAAGGCGGTCATCGTCCTCCAGGGTCGCTTCGCCGGCCGTAAGGCGGTCATCGTTCGATCCTTCGACGACGGCACCCGCGACCGTCCCTACGGCCACTGCCTCGTCGTCGGCGTCGCCAAGTACCCCAAGAAGGTCATCCGAAAGGACTCCGCAAAAAAGACGGCCAAGAAGTCACGCGTCAAGGCGTTTATCAAGCTGGTCAACTACAACCACATCATGCCCACTCGGTACACCCTGGACGTGGATCTCAAGGACGTCGTCACCGTGGATTCGCTTCAGTCGAGGGATAAGAAGGTGACCGCGGCCAAGGAGGCCAAGGCCCGGTTCGAGGAGCGGTTCAAGACTGGGAAGAACCGGTGGTTCTTTTCCAAGCTCCGATTCTGA
- the LOC131329733 gene encoding geranylgeranyl pyrophosphate synthase, chloroplastic-like — MSVGNLSAISCWVQTLPMVSLPSPSMRRRSGSNLPLSLSSHNPNPKPSRPISCSPLSTSAILTKQQEENTVKDPQFNFKEYMVRKANSVNQSLDAAVPLRDPIKIHESMRYSLLAGGKRVRPILCIAACELVGGLESTAMAAACAVEMIHTMSLMHDDLPCMDNDDLRRGKPTNHKVFGEDVTVLAGDALLAFAFERIATIAAAAGDDGVSSSQIVRVIGELAKTIGAEGLVGGQVVDISSEGMISENVGLEHLEFIHRHKTAALLEGAVVAGAILGGGSDEEVEKLRKFATCIGLLFQVVDDILDVTKSSDELGKTAGKDLVADKVTYPKLIGIEKSRDFAEELNREAKDQLSGFDEHKAAPLIALANYIAYRGN; from the coding sequence ATGAGTGTTGGGAATCTTAGCGCGATTTCATGTTGGGTTCAGACCCTTCCCATGGTTTCACTACCCAGTCCCAGTATGAGGAGGAGATCCGGATCCAATTtgccactttctctctcctctcacaatccaaatccaaaaccatCACGACCCATTTCTTGTTCTCCTTTATCCACCTCTGCAATTCTCACcaaacaacaagaagaaaacactGTCAAAGACCCACAATTCAATTTCAAGGAGTACATGGTCCGAAAAGCCAATTCGGTGAACCAATCCCTGGACGCCGCCGTCCCGCTCAGAGACCCCATCAAGATCCACGAGTCCATGCGCTACTCCCTCCTCGCCGGCGGCAAGCGCGTCCGCCCCATCCTCTGCATCGCCGCCTGCGAGCTCGTCGGCGGCCTCGAGTCCACGGCGATGGCGGCGGCCTGCGCCGTGGAGATGATCCACACCATGTCCCTAATGCACGACGACCTGCCCTGCATGGACAACGACGACCTCCGCCGCGGCAAGCCCACCAACCACAAGGTCTTCGGCGAGGACGTCACCGTTTTGGCAGGCGACGCCCTCCTCGCCTTCGCCTTCGAGCGCATCGCCACGatagctgctgctgctggtgaTGATGGTGTTTCCTCCAGCCAGATCGTCCGCGTTATCGGGGAGTTAGCCAAGACGATCGGAGCGGAGGGGTTAGTTGGAGGTCAAGTAGTGGATATTAGTTCCGAAGGAATGATATCTGAAAATGTGGGGTTAGAGCACTTGGAATTCATTCACCGCCACAAGACGGCGGCGTTGCTGGAGGGGGCGGTGGTGGCGGGGGCGATCCTGGGAGGCGGATCGGACGAGGAGGTGGAGAAGCTGAGGAAGTTCGCGACGTGTATCGGGCTGTTGTTTCAGGTAGTGGATGATATACTGGACGTGACGAAATCGTCGGATGAGTTGGGGAAAACGGCGGGGAAAGACTTGGTGGCGGATAAGGTCACGTATCCGAAGCTGATCGGGATTGAGAAATCCAGAGATTTTGCGGAGGAATTGAATAGGGAGGCCAAGGATCAGCTTTCTGGGTTTGATGAACACAAGGCGGCTCCCTTGATTGCTCTCGCGAACTACATTGCATATAGGGGAAATTAG
- the LOC131329743 gene encoding probable BOI-related E3 ubiquitin-protein ligase 2 — MAVEARHLNIFPSQIIGNREIMNGTENNVINAYNNLIGYGLPPLSGTTTETLLPLYNNNSAMKSDSGLSYAIPSVSRKRTRDSINPLISFPNSQIYNQSNNRCNSFTFLGEDVSLQIHQQQLEIDRFIAQHTEKVRLEMEDRRKRYSRRIIAAVEEGVVKRLRAKEEEIDKIGKLNWALEERVKSLFVENQIWRDLAQSNEATANALRTNLEQVLAHVNDEQQNLAGALDQAPPARADMTDDAESCCGSNYEDKGSVECGGGGSGNERLCRKCGKVESCVLLLPCRHLCLCAVCGSSVHACPVCNAVKNASLHVIMPS; from the exons ATGGCTGTTGAGGCTCGGCACCTCAACATCTTCCCTTCTCAAATCATCGGCAACAG GGAAATCATGAACGGAACAGAAAACAACGTGATTAATGCCTACAACAATCTGATCGGATACGGATTGCCTCCGTTATCTGGGACGACGACAGAGACTCTGCTCCCGCTGTATAACAATAACTCGGCCATGAAATCCGACAGCGGTCTTTCCTACGCCATTCCATCGGTTTCTAGAAAACGCACGAGAGATTCGATTAATCCACTGATTTCCTTCCCCAACAGCCAGATTTACAACCAAAGCAACAATCGATGCAACTCTTTCACCTTCCTTGGCGAAGACGTCTCGTTGCAGATCCATCAACAGCAGTTGGAGATCGATCGCTTCATTGCCCAACAT ACGGAGAAGGTGAGACTAGAGATGGAGGACAGGCGGAAGAGGTATTCTCGGAGGATTATAGCGGCGGTGGAGGAAGGAGTTGTGAAGAGATTGAGAGCCAAGGAAGAAGAGATAGACAAGATTGGGAAGTTGAATTGGGCGCTGGAAGAAAGAGTGAAGTCGCTTTTTGTCGAGAACCAGATATGGAGAGACTTGGCCCAGTCGAACGAGGCCACGGCCAACGCTCTCAGAACCAACCTTGAACAAGTACTCGCGCACGTCAACGACGAGCAGCAGAACCTCGCCGGCGCGTTGGACCAAGCGCCGCCGGCGCGGGCGGATATGACAGACGACGCGGAGTCGTGCTGCGGCAGCAATTACGAGGACAAGGGGAGTGTTGAATGCGGAGGTGGTGGGAGTGGAAATGAGAGGCTGTGCAGGAAGTGTGGGAAGGTGGAGTCGTGCGTGTTGCTGTTGCCGTGCAGGCATCTCTGTCTCTGTGCTGTTTGTGGGTCGTCGGTTCATGCTTGCCCCGTCTGTAACGCCGTCAAGAACGCCAGTTTGCACGTTATCATGCCCTCTTGA